The Clarias gariepinus isolate MV-2021 ecotype Netherlands chromosome 20, CGAR_prim_01v2, whole genome shotgun sequence genome includes the window AATGGAAATGGTTTACGGTTAAACATACAGTGAATATTTAGGACCAATTATGTaggaaataaaaagtataatgtttataatatcaATAGAGTTAAAATGATCCAGTGATGTGTGGAGTTATTAGGATCTCTTCACCCCTGAGTACACCACTGAGCCGTTCTCTTCAACACACGTCACACTCCAGTTTTCTTCCTGTAAGACACAACAGTATATTTCAGTATCTGAATCAGGGTGAGACTTTATCACTCCTGTGGAACAAATGTGAGTTTTACACCAAAACCTCTAATGCATTTCACATCGTGATCATTTacacaagttttatttaaacacttacCGCTTTAACTCTCTTCAAATCAGAGTAAGTCAGATCCTCAGATTTATCAGaaactaaagataaaaaatctgattagtttaactaaatatgaaaagacataaagagTTTACAAAACATAGAAGAGATCTCATTCTTGCCTTGttgcttttcttttattctctgAATAAACAGAggtgataatattattaatatcaggATGAGACCTCCAACAGATATCACGACAGGAAGCAGAAACGTTCTCTTTCTTTAtctgaaaataacaaaacatttataaatgtaataaaatgtagaaCTTTTTAGTATTTCATGATACACACAATGTCTATTGAAATTATTAAGTCCTACAAAGTCATGAttaaagtttaacattttatactttCACAGAATCAGTACACAattctgaaagttttttttattgttgtttaaatacatcataatatttcagaaaataatattctgttataaattataatgataTGAGTATAATCTCATATTGTCCAGCtttacataaaacacacactgaaacccCTCCGAGATtctcatatataatattaatgaacCCTGTACTATGACACTGCACTGAACTAATACTCcactgtgtgtgttaaagacTCTGCCGTACCTGGGTGATGATCACAGAGCTGTGTGATGCTGAGAGAAGTTGTTTTATTGCTGACAGGGTTTGCAGACACACAGGTGTAAGTGTTAGTGTTAATGTCCTGGTTGTGTATTTGCAGTGTGAGACTGAGGTTAACACTGAGATCTGTGTTATTGGTGATATTGAGTCTCTCAGTCCCTCTGTACCAGGATAACGTCACATCTTCTCCATTCTCCACAGTGCACAGGGGGAAACACACCTCTGTGGGGGGAACACTTCGTTTTTGCTTTTGTTGACTTCTTATTATTGGAGTTGAAACTGGAGctaaaatacagaaacaaatataaaataaaacagattagaAACAACAGCTTTAGAAGACAGATGAATCCAcgaaatagttaaaaataacAGAGTTACTGTTAGAACATCTTCatgtttattcctcttacaccacagcaataaatataaaaagtcattcaaatatttatatatttatagttattatatatttaatatcctataaattaatatagttattatatatttaacatccACAAAACAGACATAAACAGATGTTCTGTAATGAATTCCTCTCAGTGTGACACAACACCaggagtgcattaatataaacctgtgatgtgTAGttacactactgtcagagctgctgttatagagaattaatcaacaccttctgaccaaacaCACATTCAGGTGTTTACAGCACTGtggtttaaaatttaataataaacctcCAATAATACCTTATTGATTAAAGTTAAATAGAGACACTGGAACAAATTTCACTCACACTTTTACTCACcataaacactgacactgaaaGTCCTAGATGAGAGACGTCCAGTGATGacttgtaataaataaactccAGAATGATTCCTGCTGATGTTCCTGATGGTTAAAGCTCCACTGATTCTGTCCAGCTGCAGTCGCCCTTTAAATCTCTCACTGATTTCTGTAACAGTTTCTCCTTTAATCACCTGACTGTTTAATATCTTCTCCTCTGCTTTTTCAGGTCCATAAAACCAGACAATATGAGCATCACTTTGAATCCCAGTTATCCCAGTATGGAGAGTTATAGTGGTTCCTTCCACTTCCTGCAGTGTGACTGTCTCGTCTCCAGCTGCACACAGTAAACCTGCACCACAGATTCAGATTCATTATTTCACCAACAAACATCATCACATAGAAactatacagatatacagatgtTCTCTCAATGCTTATTTAAACTTCCAAAGTATGACACACTAAATGCCCAAAAGTATGTGTACCCCTAAACTCCACACCCATGTCTGgatcttccccaaactgttatCACAAAGTCTTGAAGACACAATTGTGTAGAATGTCTCTGTGTGCAGTAGCTTTGCAGTTTCCCTTCACTAAGAGCCAAACCTGCTCTAGCATGACAATGCCTCTGTGCACAAAGCCACCCATGACTCTGATATAACCAGAAGATAATAGTGTATTGTagtgttttacattttcattatattataatagtgcattcaaattcaaattttatttgtcacatacacagtcttacacagtatgaaatgtagtgaaatgcttagcaTTGCATGCATTGGCAGATGTTACACTAAAGCTAACAATATACACTGTCCTTTTTATTAAAAGGTGTtcccaaaaaatattattgtttggGAACACCTGTACATCTACTCAGTAACCGTATGCACAAAGCCAAAGTCATACAGATACTGTACAGGTCAGGAGTTTCATtgaatgtttacatttaacatcaaaATGAAGAAACGGTGTGATCTCTCTTGCTTTGTTCAGGGTACAGATGTTGGTACCATAAGCACTAATTATTCACTGGAGACTGATAATAAAGTGCTATTTAAGTTGCTATAGACTTCCTTTGGTCATTCTCCTCTCTGTCATCAACTAGGTGTTACAGCCCTGATTAAtgttatttgttgtttattacattctttacaaacattaaaagcatttttgtgtgaaaatcccagcagAAGATGAAATattcaaaccagcccatctagAACCTACAATCATGCCATTCTCAAAGTCACAGAGGTCAGACTCTTCCTCCTATCTGATGTGAACCTGAAACAAAGTTCTTCATCAATGCTCAaaggtttgggatcacttgcaaatgtctttgttttagtttagtgatttattttctacatcctgcaacaatactggggatttcaaactataaaataacacgttATTGTAATGGTAATTATATAACACCAAcagtcagttattattttaggaCATGGAGATCAGCTGGTCTGGAATAGTTCTCGCAATAATAGTATTGTATCAAGTCCATTTGCAAAACCCCTCAAGCACCAAACAGTCATtactgtgtatattttgtacagctaggttttttttaaatatttttttctatattctatattttatgttctgttcttCTTATCTGCAGATATAAAGgagttcctaataaagtgacaGTGAGTGTATTAAACACCACTGGGAAAATTGTTAcgtactgtatttaaaatttacagcACAGTGTTTTCCAATAAACCTTCTGTGCCTATACTGTGTGCCTCTAAAATGAAGGATCTAGAGTGTTTCCTGAAGCTTCCTGTGATGTTGAAGTCATGTTCAGGGTAAAACTCACTCACAGAACAAGAGAAGAGATATAAACTACAGGAATAAGTGATGTTCTGTAGAGAGGAAACAGTGAGAGGAAAAGTAGAGTTTAGTGTTTATTTCTGAGAGAGTCTAAtacaaaggaaacaaaagaagtgtatgtgtgtgtgtgtgtgtgtgtgtgtgtgtgtttatggaggAATAGAGTGTGTGTAGCGTGATCTTTAGAGGACTCATTAACACACAGCTCTAAACTGCTGTATCACTGTTCAGCTCAACACTGAGCAAAACTCACTACATCCAACACACCAAGTATTAAACCTGAGTTTCTCATTTATAAactctttatatttacacttccAGTTTCTTCTGTTGTGAAGGAAAGGTGTAAACTTACAGCACAGCAGGAGAAGAAAAGTCCAGAGAATCCTGTTTCCTGGTAAAATCTTCATCATTTCCTAATCCATAGTCAGCGTTTCTCAGCCAGACGTTTCCCCTTTGTCCCGAACATCAGTGTGAGTGAGGAATTCAGAGCACAAAGCAGTTAAAGTCCATGCTGTATGGAGCTGCAGTACACAGCCTTCCTCACACTGTTAGCTTAGAGAACTGAAGCCTCCTGTAGAAACCCTCCTGTCTCAGCGTGTTCAGTCTCTACATGCTCAGTGACGCTTCCCTTCAGCTCTGGGGACGGCAGGattcatttataaaatgtctCTCACATGGGTTTAGTGGGAACACTAACACTCCACACTATTTAGTACAGAACAGTCTGTGCAAAAGTCAGTGCACCCTTtggttttttattaaatagtcATTCAGTATTTGTTGTTAATTATAGTATATGGGGGGTGTAAAGGGGGAAATACACAGGacattaatataatttctaGTCAAATAGCCATGCAGTAAATTTGTgtgaattataatataaaatgcattaaataaaaatgaatatataaatggaGATATGGAGGTGTatagaagaggaggaggatctTATAGAAGAGGATTAAAAACACCATCATCAGTCACTCTGTAAATATCACCTGATCACATGATACCAGCTCCAACAAATCCTAAAGAGAGGACGAGTTAATTCAGACGTCACTGTCAGAGTGGAACATTATTCCATCTACAACATCCTAAACATTTCCTTATAAACACAGCAGCCCCGAGTAACAGTGTTACTGTCCATAAACAACACTGTTCCAGCCATCACCATGGAACAGTAACAATCTGAACAGCTAATATTCTCATCCTAAAGTCATTTAGTCTCTATTCATCAGTTTTAGACTTGTGatatggacacacacactccagtatTATGATTAATACATCATTCTCGACTTCCCTCAAAAGGCTCAACACTAACAGATCTGAAATACATTTAACTTAGATAGTGAGTGCAGTGGCTGAGATTAACTGGTTCttggtgtgaatgagtgtgtgaatgtgtgtggagTCCTGGTGACCCATCCAGAGTGGATTCCTGATTCATGTCCAGTGTTCCTGGGATCCACCTCCATCCTGACCAGAATAAACCAGATAAACCAATAAACTCTTTCTGCAGTTCTTTAAAACTAGACAGTAAAACCAGCCTGTATTATACAGCAGTGCAGTTCAGGGGATGGATGGAGATTTTCCCTCACTGAGAGCAAAGTTACTGAGGACAAGATAATTGAACATGGGGCTTCTGTAGATATTAATTTTAAGAGGTTAGTGTTCAGAGGCTTCTGTGACTCAGATCCAGCCATCAGCTGCACCTTTAAAAACTCTGCTGGTGAgaaatcatttacatttcaaaTCCACTGGTTATgatctttatctttatttaaataatctgtgatATAAATGCTTTACATAATTCCATTGTGATGTTTTTCACGTGACTAAAACAGAGAACAGTTCTGACTGTGAGTGTTACAGGCCTTTATGTTGAAATGTCTCCGTTTTTAACCTTGTGACTGTATTTCCTGAACTAAACTGTTGTTGTGTCATGAAGACGTcgaaataaaagaaatctacAGGAGCTCTGACCCAAATAAATCACACCACAgagattaaaggaaaaaataaccGACTTTCAGCTTTTCCTGTAAACTTCATTTACACCATGTGagatttctttattaaatcaacAATAAACAGAGACTTTACATTTATAACTCAGGACGTGTCAGTAATGCACTGAGCAAACAGACGAGTTAGTAATcatttattatatgttttaatgTGAATCAgcatgtgtcagtgtgtataaCATAATGTTTAAAGTCTGTAATTGTGTTGTATTTGTTACAATCTACAGATTATCAGTAATTATTCTTTTGAGTGTTTTGTAGGAAGTTCAACACTGGACTGGATTTAGATGTTTGTGCCCCCTCAGGTAGACGTTACATCACGTGCAGGTAacatgatgatgtcattttagtttgtacttataaataaaaacaccatgatcatgtttacaaaaacaaataaataaaaaaatcttgatttttgatttttttattatgtgtgaTATTTATGCGTGtaataaaaaagagaattatCCATTTAGTTTTCAGtaaacactaaacaataaataaaatttgtttatttgagGACTTTACAGGTCTTgtggaaaataaaaagtgtaaagtTGATGATTTCTGCAGTCTGGCGTCCGTCCCCACTTcccctttagtgtgtgtgtgtgtgtgtgagagagagagagagagacggagagctGAACACTGAACCACAAACCTCTACACCCACTATGACAAATGTCACTGTTttgtcatttctttctttattattatttattaaatgttttagagAGTGTGTATTATGAAGATAGAGGTAATAAGAAGTTGTGAAAATGTgaattgtgaaacacattgtctggttcctctcaaggtttcttcctattaccatctcagggagtttttccttgccactgtcgccctcggcttgctcaccagggacaaactgactattttgattcatacaaattcacatttcatacaaacttaaataattcttttgtttgtgtaaagctgctttgcggccatgaaaaattgctaaaagcgctatacaaataaaattgaattgaattgaattgaaacatTTTGCTACTTGAGGCTAATTGATCGTAAAGCTAGACTCAGTTCAGTAGGTTTGTGTCTCATGAGCTGAGAATCAGGAATAAATGTGTGTCTTTGTTAAAGTAGTTAAGCAGCGTACAGACCCAAAgatatgaggcgccgtatagggcttaaatcaaactttactcatgcacacacatatgaaacacttgcatacacatatatgaaacactcacacatacatatatactactaactgctcaaacaactacatatgaaacactcacacatacatatatactactaactgctcaaacaactacatatgaaatgcgcgcacacatacatacatactttccgcgcacacacatacatactttccgcgcacacacatacatactttccgcgcacacacatacatactttccgcgcacatacatacatactttccgcgcacatacatacatactttccgcgcacacacatacaaactcttctcgcacattcacctatgagattttcagtgtaaccggaaggcatttcagtgtaaccggaaggcatttcagtgtaaaaggaaggcatttcagtgtagacggacttgtcgcttcattctccctgaatggtagtactggtttgtatcatcactgctcaatcacatggcgtattcagaactatccacataatgtctgaatatttcagcggcagaaaatgcaggtgatgatttgcaaaaagaaaattaaagcacggaatctgtggctaatatgtcggatcctacaacagaaagaaatactgttttgtgaaatgtgtttcctcgccttcgctaatatgaacaactcatcggaatcccacgggacaaacattgttccgaccccccatatcacccacttttgtggtgataaataaatcactcgttgtcttctaaactgtccattaacggtctatttaagaaacgctactactaatcagggagaatgaagttcatatacattgaaatgacta containing:
- the LOC128508451 gene encoding signaling lymphocytic activation molecule-like, with amino-acid sequence CGAGLLCAAGDETVTLQEVEGTTITLHTGITGIQSDAHIVWFYGPEKAEEKILNSQVIKGETVTEISERFKGRLQLDRISGALTIRNISRNHSGVYLLQVITGRLSSRTFSVSVYVLAPVSTPIIRSQQKQKRSVPPTEVCFPLCTVENGEDVTLSWYRGTERLNITNNTDLSVNLSLTLQIHNQDINTNTYTCVSANPVSNKTTSLSITQLCDHHPDKERERFCFLS